In Methylobacterium aquaticum, the following are encoded in one genomic region:
- a CDS encoding IlvD/Edd family dehydratase, protein MAKGLRKGLTSYGDAGFSLFLRKAFIKAAGYSDDALDRPIVGITNTASDYNPCHGNAAQLIEAAKRGVMLAGAMPMVFPTISIHESFAHPTSMYLRNLMAMDTEEMIRAQPMDAVIVIGGCDKTLPAQVMAAASVDLPTVVIPVGPMVVGHHRGEVLGACTDCRRLWGAHRAGEIDEQEIEVVNGRLAPSVGTCMVMGTASTMACMIEAMGLALPMAGTIPAPHAERIRLAEASGAVAAAMAKTGGPRPSQIMTKASIRNAQVVMQAIGGSTNGVIHLTAMANRAGIDLDLASLDAIGREVPVLVDLKPSGDHYMEHFHHAGGVPKLLAELGDLIDLDAPTITGRTLREVVADAEDVPGQTVIRSPKQPIKPVGAMAVLTGNLAPRGALIKHSAATPRLLQHEGRAVVFDSIPDMAARIDDPDLDVAADDVLVLRNAGPKGAPGMPEAGYLPIPKKLARAGVKDMVRISDARMSGTAFGTIVLHVTPESAVGGPLALVRTGDRIRLDVEGRRIDLLLDEAELAARAAALDAPARPDWAARGYARLFHDTVTQADEGCDFDFMRREG, encoded by the coding sequence ATGGCCAAGGGGCTGCGCAAGGGACTGACCAGCTACGGGGATGCGGGCTTCTCGCTGTTCCTGCGCAAGGCCTTCATCAAGGCGGCGGGCTATTCCGACGACGCCCTCGACCGGCCGATCGTCGGCATCACCAACACCGCCTCCGACTACAATCCCTGCCACGGCAACGCCGCGCAGCTGATTGAGGCGGCCAAGCGCGGGGTGATGCTGGCCGGTGCGATGCCGATGGTGTTCCCGACGATCTCGATCCACGAGAGCTTCGCCCACCCGACCTCGATGTACCTGCGCAACCTGATGGCGATGGACACCGAGGAGATGATCCGGGCCCAGCCGATGGACGCGGTGATCGTGATCGGCGGCTGCGACAAGACCCTGCCGGCGCAGGTGATGGCGGCGGCCTCCGTCGACCTCCCGACCGTGGTGATCCCGGTCGGGCCGATGGTGGTCGGTCATCACCGCGGCGAGGTGCTCGGCGCCTGCACCGATTGCCGCCGCCTCTGGGGGGCGCACCGGGCCGGCGAGATCGACGAGCAGGAGATCGAGGTCGTCAACGGGCGCCTCGCACCGTCCGTCGGCACCTGCATGGTGATGGGCACCGCCTCGACCATGGCCTGCATGATCGAGGCGATGGGGCTGGCGCTCCCCATGGCCGGCACGATTCCGGCCCCTCACGCCGAGCGGATCCGCCTCGCCGAGGCGAGCGGCGCCGTTGCCGCCGCGATGGCGAAGACCGGCGGCCCGCGCCCGAGCCAGATCATGACCAAGGCCTCGATCCGCAACGCGCAGGTGGTCATGCAGGCGATCGGCGGCTCGACCAACGGGGTGATCCACCTCACCGCCATGGCGAACCGGGCGGGCATCGACCTCGACCTCGCGAGCCTCGACGCGATCGGCCGGGAGGTGCCGGTGCTCGTCGACCTCAAGCCCTCGGGCGACCATTACATGGAGCATTTCCACCATGCCGGCGGCGTGCCGAAGCTGCTCGCCGAACTCGGCGACCTGATCGATCTCGATGCTCCGACCATCACAGGCCGGACCCTGCGCGAGGTGGTGGCCGATGCCGAGGACGTGCCGGGCCAGACCGTGATCCGCTCGCCCAAGCAGCCGATCAAGCCGGTCGGCGCCATGGCGGTGCTCACCGGCAACCTCGCGCCCCGCGGCGCGCTCATCAAGCATTCGGCGGCGACGCCGCGCCTGCTCCAGCACGAGGGGCGGGCGGTGGTGTTCGACTCGATCCCCGACATGGCGGCGCGGATCGACGATCCCGACCTCGACGTGGCGGCGGACGACGTGCTGGTCCTGCGCAATGCCGGGCCGAAGGGGGCGCCGGGCATGCCGGAGGCCGGCTACCTGCCGATCCCGAAGAAGCTGGCGCGGGCCGGCGTCAAGGACATGGTGCGGATCTCCGATGCCCGGATGAGCGGCACCGCCTTCGGCACCATCGTGCTGCACGTCACGCCCGAGTCGGCGGTGGGCGGGCCCCTCGCCCTGGTTCGCACCGGCGACCGCATCCGGCTCGACGTCGAGGGCCGGCGCATCGACCTC